In Leptospira kirschneri serovar Cynopteri str. 3522 CT, one DNA window encodes the following:
- a CDS encoding S1C family serine protease has protein sequence MSKKLFLNILILLSFFRLSAQNGNSADLKVLLDGVVIIRSDTFSEKEDQDNYSEKSILRDVGTGMIISGNKILTNAHVVSNSSYLKVKHFNSTKFYKAEVQYLGFDCDLAILKVEEDEFFSNVEPLEISEVSPALGSNLLILGYPGGDENITLENGNVSRVERVRYSFSGLDYRKAIRVNANIIPGYSGGPAIQNGKVVGITFQVSQSQGNVAYLIPPEIVNHFLKDIEDGTYHGFPFPGFSFQNGHSASLKSYLKIPEGLNGILINTIYPDSSFSDLLQPEDFVYKIDNSYLNGDGGIMDEIGGFIGDLIEEKFIGDHIKLFFYRNGKNYKVEGTLKRVPTLDIYRQQNKSSSFLSGGFLFQPVNRALAGGDSKRLESSLRYHYSYYIQDELYRFTDRDILLSGIYPDPLNSKYASYRYKILESINDRTPSDLEDFKSLWKKFYGGTISLKFRGVNLPIILDQDTIDKINIRIKKRFDVEADE, from the coding sequence ATGAGTAAAAAATTATTTTTGAATATTCTAATTTTATTATCTTTCTTTCGGCTTTCCGCCCAAAACGGCAATTCCGCCGATCTAAAGGTTCTACTGGACGGTGTGGTCATCATCCGAAGTGATACTTTTTCGGAAAAAGAAGATCAAGATAACTATTCCGAAAAATCGATTTTACGGGACGTCGGCACCGGTATGATCATTTCCGGAAACAAGATTCTTACAAACGCGCACGTTGTTTCCAATTCTAGTTATCTCAAAGTAAAACATTTTAATTCTACTAAATTTTATAAGGCGGAAGTTCAATACTTAGGATTCGACTGTGACCTTGCGATTCTCAAAGTGGAAGAGGATGAATTTTTTAGCAATGTAGAACCTCTAGAAATTTCGGAAGTTTCTCCTGCCCTCGGAAGCAACCTTTTGATTCTAGGTTATCCCGGAGGAGACGAGAACATTACATTAGAAAATGGGAATGTTTCTAGAGTGGAAAGAGTTCGTTATTCTTTTAGCGGTTTGGATTATAGAAAAGCAATCCGCGTCAATGCAAACATCATTCCGGGTTATTCCGGCGGACCGGCCATTCAAAACGGTAAAGTAGTTGGAATTACGTTTCAAGTCAGTCAGTCTCAAGGAAACGTAGCCTACTTGATTCCTCCCGAAATCGTCAATCATTTCTTAAAAGACATTGAAGACGGAACCTATCACGGTTTTCCATTTCCTGGTTTTAGTTTTCAGAACGGTCATTCTGCTTCTTTAAAATCCTATCTTAAAATTCCGGAAGGCCTAAACGGTATTTTGATCAATACGATCTATCCGGATTCGTCTTTTTCGGATCTTTTACAACCGGAGGATTTCGTTTATAAAATTGATAATTCTTATCTAAACGGAGACGGCGGAATTATGGACGAAATAGGAGGTTTTATAGGAGATCTGATCGAAGAAAAATTTATCGGCGATCATATTAAACTTTTCTTTTATAGAAACGGAAAAAACTACAAAGTCGAAGGAACTCTCAAACGTGTTCCTACGTTAGATATTTATAGACAACAAAATAAAAGTTCCAGTTTTTTATCGGGCGGTTTTTTGTTTCAGCCGGTCAATCGGGCGCTCGCGGGCGGGGATTCCAAACGTTTGGAAAGTTCTCTTCGGTATCACTACAGTTATTATATTCAAGATGAGTTATATCGTTTTACGGACAGGGATATTTTACTTTCGGGAATCTATCCAGATCCGCTTAACTCCAAATATGCGAGTTATCGTTATAAAATTCTGGAATCGATCAACGATCGCACTCCTTCCGACTTGGAGGATTTTAAATCCTTATGGAAAAAATTTTACGGTGGTACGATCAGTTTGAAGTTCAGAGGTGTAAACCTTCCTATCATTTTAGATCAAGATACGATCGATAAAATCAATATTCGTATTAAAAAACGCTTCGACGTGGAGGCGGACGAATGA
- a CDS encoding lysophospholipid acyltransferase family protein: METQSDPLDSLFLIPREPVKQFLKTLLHLVYSVEVSGIENIPETGGAVLISNHTDNLDVIIQGTSVLRKVIYLGKYELFHPQETVLEILNSPSSPLNSFPLSLIRQSLVSALNTLGDLQGKQLMHWGGHPILRAHNVKDAKSAAAYYEELEDYMVELIQKGELISVYPQGTRTETVLTGSFKALSAKLAIRAGVPIIPSGIKGAWRMLKPEAFISGKAFGAKITYNIGKPIYPHEFPKEPLKKAAKIVTEELENRVRRLIEVPEN, encoded by the coding sequence ATGGAAACCCAATCTGATCCACTTGACAGCCTATTCCTAATTCCCAGAGAACCGGTAAAACAATTTCTTAAAACACTTCTTCACCTAGTTTATTCGGTGGAAGTTTCCGGAATCGAAAACATTCCCGAAACCGGAGGAGCGGTTCTGATTTCCAATCACACGGACAATCTAGATGTGATCATACAAGGAACGTCCGTTTTAAGAAAAGTGATTTATCTCGGAAAATACGAATTGTTTCATCCTCAAGAAACCGTTTTAGAAATTTTAAACAGTCCATCCTCTCCTTTGAATTCCTTTCCTCTGAGTCTGATCAGACAATCCCTGGTGTCCGCTCTAAATACGTTAGGAGATCTTCAAGGAAAACAACTCATGCACTGGGGAGGACATCCCATATTAAGGGCGCATAACGTAAAAGATGCAAAGTCGGCTGCAGCCTATTACGAAGAATTGGAAGATTATATGGTGGAGCTGATCCAAAAAGGAGAACTCATTTCGGTGTACCCCCAAGGAACACGAACCGAAACCGTTCTTACTGGTTCTTTCAAAGCGCTTTCTGCCAAACTGGCGATCCGGGCCGGAGTTCCAATCATTCCAAGCGGAATCAAAGGAGCCTGGAGAATGTTAAAACCGGAGGCATTTATTTCCGGGAAAGCATTCGGAGCCAAAATTACGTATAACATTGGTAAACCGATTTATCCACACGAGTTTCCAAAAGAACCTCTTAAAAAGGCCGCAAAAATTGTCACGGAAGAATTGGAAAATCGGGTTAGGAGACTAATAGAAGTCCCGGAAAACTAA
- a CDS encoding ATP-binding response regulator, whose translation MTPMRILFLDDEEMIRDLFREIFGIIHDLTLIGSAEEALEVCKDKSFDLIITDVRLPKMSGIDFISRLRDKEINTPFIVITGNQDIEISIRALRLGAVDFFIKPFRMDAIRHSLQKFENLFIFSQELISKNHFQLTHSKQNFAIKPSLKNLNQYVNLVMRSISLIPGIHTDDILSIKLALYELLGNAIEHGFAGISYEHKASLLSSDVDYVDHVDQICSNINECVLLEIGFEDQKVYVSLKDRGAGFDPSKVPDPVTDPNASYLSGRGIFLARMNVDELVYNDIGNEVSFSKTLKRANSKVNAG comes from the coding sequence TTGACTCCTATGCGAATTCTTTTTTTAGACGATGAAGAAATGATCCGAGATTTGTTTCGAGAAATTTTCGGAATTATACACGATCTCACTTTAATCGGAAGCGCCGAAGAAGCTTTAGAAGTCTGCAAAGACAAAAGTTTCGATCTGATTATAACCGACGTGCGTCTTCCTAAAATGAGCGGAATCGATTTTATTTCCAGACTGAGAGATAAAGAAATCAACACTCCTTTTATAGTAATTACCGGAAATCAAGATATAGAAATTTCCATCCGGGCGCTTCGGTTAGGTGCGGTGGATTTTTTTATCAAACCTTTTAGAATGGACGCGATCCGTCATTCTCTTCAGAAATTCGAGAATCTATTCATTTTCAGTCAAGAACTCATCAGTAAAAATCACTTTCAATTGACTCATTCCAAACAAAATTTTGCGATCAAACCCAGTCTCAAAAATTTGAATCAGTATGTAAATCTGGTCATGCGTTCCATTTCTTTAATTCCTGGAATTCATACAGACGATATACTTTCCATCAAACTCGCATTATACGAGTTACTCGGAAACGCAATCGAACATGGTTTTGCCGGGATTAGTTACGAACACAAGGCAAGTCTTCTTTCTTCCGATGTGGATTATGTTGATCACGTGGATCAGATCTGTTCTAATATAAACGAATGTGTTTTACTTGAAATCGGTTTTGAAGATCAAAAAGTTTACGTTTCTCTTAAGGACCGAGGAGCTGGTTTCGATCCTTCTAAAGTTCCAGACCCGGTCACAGATCCTAACGCAAGTTATCTTTCCGGTAGAGGAATTTTTTTAGCAAGAATGAACGTAGACGAACTCGTTTACAACGATATTGGCAACGAGGTAAGCTTTAGTAAAACTTTAAAAAGGGCCAATTCAAAAGTGAATGCCGGCTGA
- a CDS encoding PDZ domain-containing protein → MRFYFFKIFALILCSLTISVPLKAETILVHFRKFSHQNPWQKGSHYERKVPAVIADQDFLLALLIPGEFPLFSETNPETKPGTRLYLFKHDPQTGLALFSHKGKFSAKRKSHFGDSNHSTCSKFFPKQEWGSPDLSNSILKMSKRPGPEGNTRNFLYSKNIICGYTDGRWNIPAEYLYLFFRSSSNNPIVHPGFSFDDSLTIPEKKFYFPDSSYGVVVSEVFPGVGPAHSLFPGDAIYAINGEIFTHSPNRQEVFSKILINHHRLALPGTNVTLSVFRAGKRKEITYSLKSYTEDSFFIPSDSGALPPPYLISGGLFFTELTGAYLKESGDRYRENSDKKLLYLYESFNKKVHPEKNRLVFISRVFPDSANQGFHDFQDQILESVNDQTVRSLSDLKEILNGNQKESIVFRFSGNRIAVFSKEQLQSLNQKILLNYNLDKLDNLH, encoded by the coding sequence ATGAGATTTTATTTTTTCAAAATTTTCGCTCTAATCCTATGTAGTTTGACAATTTCGGTTCCTTTAAAAGCGGAAACGATTTTGGTTCACTTTAGAAAATTCTCTCATCAAAATCCTTGGCAAAAAGGTTCACACTACGAAAGAAAAGTTCCGGCAGTTATAGCCGATCAGGATTTTTTACTCGCACTACTTATCCCCGGAGAATTTCCTCTTTTTTCAGAAACCAATCCGGAAACAAAACCGGGCACCCGTCTGTATCTGTTCAAACACGATCCCCAAACGGGTCTGGCTCTTTTTTCTCACAAAGGTAAATTTTCCGCTAAAAGAAAATCCCATTTTGGAGACTCGAATCATTCCACTTGTTCCAAGTTTTTTCCGAAACAAGAATGGGGAAGCCCAGATCTTTCCAATTCGATTTTAAAAATGAGCAAAAGACCCGGCCCAGAAGGAAACACTAGAAATTTTTTATATTCAAAAAATATAATTTGTGGCTATACGGACGGACGCTGGAACATTCCCGCGGAATATCTTTATTTATTTTTTCGTTCTTCTTCCAATAATCCTATCGTTCATCCAGGATTTTCTTTTGACGACTCTCTTACAATTCCCGAAAAGAAATTCTACTTTCCGGATTCTTCTTACGGTGTAGTGGTTTCAGAAGTTTTTCCGGGAGTCGGACCGGCACACAGTCTATTTCCGGGTGACGCGATCTATGCCATCAACGGTGAAATTTTTACCCATTCTCCGAACAGGCAGGAAGTATTTTCTAAAATTCTTATAAACCATCATCGTCTGGCACTCCCGGGAACCAATGTAACCCTCTCCGTATTCAGAGCCGGTAAAAGAAAAGAAATTACATACTCTTTAAAAAGTTACACAGAGGATTCTTTTTTTATTCCTTCTGATTCGGGAGCCTTACCTCCTCCGTATTTAATCAGTGGCGGACTTTTTTTCACGGAACTGACAGGCGCTTACCTAAAAGAATCCGGGGATCGATATAGGGAGAATTCGGATAAAAAACTTCTTTATCTTTACGAATCTTTTAACAAAAAAGTTCATCCTGAAAAAAATCGCCTCGTATTTATCAGTAGAGTGTTTCCGGATTCAGCAAACCAAGGATTTCACGATTTCCAAGATCAAATTTTAGAATCCGTAAACGATCAAACTGTTCGATCTCTTTCCGATCTCAAAGAAATTCTAAACGGAAATCAAAAAGAATCGATCGTGTTTCGATTTTCCGGAAATCGTATCGCCGTTTTTTCCAAAGAACAACTTCAAAGTTTGAACCAGAAAATTCTTTTAAATTATAACTTAGATAAATTAGACAATTTACATTGA
- a CDS encoding oligosaccharide flippase family protein, whose translation MYNFSGKIQKVSDLWFQFRHSGMFKSSLFVSVSKAISSLLNLVFMVYSVNILTKSENGLFQYYAGFIPVLLAIAEFGLPTALVKFLAPVTTDKQKIGDLLSSSLLIKLGALVALTLISLIASVLLKESTIVVSLLVLGSFILSFNSFFESIFICFGNYISLSFWNPLPNLIRLVVLYSADRFTERALGHLDILAIFTISPMFVLILFFIVFPRKQLNWSGEKNGIREMTYTLTSFNGYAFLASIFAMISDRMEIFFLKWYYSQESAAVYGTALQLFSGFVILFSVINSLIYPKLSRLVDSDEFPKFLWKSVMLSVGMAVLLSPGFFLAEWILNLLFRGKYADSIGVFQILYPNYMLQLVFSPLGIALFALGQPRMLALLALLRLVCGVVLANLLIPEYGPTGAASSYFLGQIVSWLILTGYFLAFFRR comes from the coding sequence ATGTACAATTTTTCTGGGAAGATACAAAAAGTTTCGGATCTATGGTTTCAATTCCGTCATTCTGGAATGTTTAAATCTTCCCTATTTGTAAGCGTATCCAAAGCAATCTCTTCATTGCTCAATCTAGTGTTTATGGTATATTCCGTAAACATACTCACAAAAAGTGAGAACGGACTTTTTCAATACTACGCCGGATTTATACCAGTATTACTCGCAATTGCAGAATTCGGACTCCCTACAGCGCTCGTAAAATTTCTAGCACCAGTAACAACGGACAAACAAAAGATAGGAGACTTATTGTCTTCTTCCTTATTGATCAAGTTGGGTGCGTTAGTCGCATTGACCTTAATCAGTTTGATCGCCTCCGTACTGTTAAAGGAAAGTACGATTGTAGTGTCTCTTTTGGTGTTAGGAAGTTTTATACTTTCCTTTAATTCCTTTTTTGAAAGTATCTTTATCTGTTTTGGAAATTATATCTCTTTATCTTTTTGGAATCCTCTACCTAATTTAATCCGACTTGTGGTGTTGTATAGCGCCGATCGTTTTACGGAACGGGCTCTAGGACATTTGGATATACTGGCTATTTTTACGATTTCGCCCATGTTCGTATTGATACTGTTCTTTATTGTATTTCCAAGAAAACAACTCAATTGGAGCGGAGAAAAAAACGGAATTAGAGAGATGACTTATACTCTGACTTCGTTTAACGGATATGCGTTTTTGGCGTCCATCTTTGCAATGATATCGGATAGGATGGAAATATTTTTTTTGAAATGGTATTATTCCCAGGAATCCGCCGCTGTATACGGAACCGCCTTACAGCTGTTCAGCGGATTTGTGATCTTATTTTCTGTGATCAATTCACTCATCTATCCAAAACTATCTAGGTTAGTGGATTCGGATGAATTTCCAAAGTTTTTATGGAAGTCTGTAATGTTGTCCGTTGGAATGGCTGTATTATTGTCGCCCGGATTTTTTTTGGCGGAATGGATATTGAATTTATTATTCCGAGGAAAATACGCGGATTCGATCGGAGTGTTTCAGATTTTATATCCAAATTATATGCTGCAGTTGGTGTTTTCTCCGTTAGGAATCGCCTTATTCGCGTTAGGTCAACCGAGGATGCTCGCTCTTTTGGCGTTATTAAGACTTGTATGCGGGGTAGTATTGGCAAATCTACTAATACCGGAATACGGTCCGACCGGAGCGGCTTCTTCTTATTTTTTAGGACAGATTGTTTCTTGGTTGATATTGACCGGGTATTTTCTTGCGTTTTTTAGAAGATGA
- a CDS encoding methylmalonyl-CoA mutase family protein, producing the protein METQIYTPKHKVRFITAASLFDGHDASINIMRRILQSSGVEVIHLGHNRSVREIVECAIQEDAQGIAITSYQGGHVEYFKYMIDLLKEKGASHIKVFGGGGGTILPSEIKELESYGVTRIYSPDDGRELGLQGMINDLIRRSDFIPPITFNGTLHSSLKDKNPLAIAQMITLVENTFEREDLEKSALNEKLNFPSGTKPVPVLGITGTGGAGKSSLTDELVRRFLIDFPDKTIAILSVDPSKRKTGGALLGDRIRMNSISHDRVYMRSFATREANIALNKNVKRSIEVLKSAGFDLIIVETAGIGQSDSEITEVSDVALYVMTPEYGAATQLEKIDMIDYADLIAINKFDKRGALDALRDVKKQFQRSRQLFNQNVDLMPVFGTIASQFNDPGTNLLYGNTIRFLSNKLNLDWNSSYGKEEATSEKIFIIPPDRVRYLAEIREECSRYDQFTKNESDKARKLFQLSGAIEVLESSGQDVNILKLEYSKIENSLSPETKTILSGWEEKLKNYQGENFTYKVRDKEIKVSNTTVSLSNLKIPKVAVPKFKDWGEIVRWSFQENFPGEFPFTSGVFPFKRTGEDPTRMFAGEGGPERTNARFHYVSLGMPAQRLSTAFDSVTLYGEDPGERPDIYGKIGNSGVSIATLDDAKKLYSGFDLCNPTTSVSMTINGPAPMVLAFFMNTAIDQACEKHILAIGIEKEVRQKIESIYKEKNLPIPKYNSQIPEGNDGLGLILLGVTGDEVLEKEVYEKIKQETLKLVRGTVQADILKEDQAQNTCIFSTEFALKMMGDIQEFFIKNQVRNFYSVSISGYHIAEAGANPITQVAFTLANGLTYVEYFLSRRMKIDDFAPNLSFFFSNGIDPEYAVIGRVARRIWAKAMKYKYGANDRSAMLKYHIQTSGRSLHAQEIAFNDIRTTLQALYAIYDNCNSLHTNAYDEAITTPTEESVRRAMAIQLIINRELGLAKNENPGQGSFIIEELTDLVEQAILEEFHRISERGGVLGAMEMMYQRNKIQEESLYYESLKHNGEFPVIGVNTFLSKEGSPTIVPQEVIRSTDMEKQSQIGSLKEFHKRNEKDLEDRLKRLKSVSLFNGNIFQELMETSKKVSLGQMTHALYEVGGQYRRSM; encoded by the coding sequence ATGGAAACTCAAATTTACACTCCTAAACACAAGGTTCGTTTTATTACGGCGGCCTCTCTTTTTGACGGTCACGACGCTTCCATCAACATCATGAGAAGAATTTTACAGTCTTCCGGGGTGGAAGTAATTCATTTAGGTCATAACCGTTCGGTCAGAGAAATTGTAGAATGTGCCATCCAAGAAGACGCACAAGGAATAGCGATCACTAGTTACCAAGGTGGTCACGTAGAATATTTCAAATACATGATAGACTTACTCAAAGAAAAAGGTGCGAGTCATATCAAAGTATTTGGAGGTGGCGGAGGAACTATTCTACCTTCCGAAATCAAGGAACTGGAATCTTACGGAGTTACACGAATTTATTCTCCCGACGACGGTAGAGAGTTAGGACTTCAAGGAATGATCAACGACCTCATACGTAGATCGGATTTTATTCCACCGATTACGTTTAATGGCACCTTACATTCTTCTTTAAAGGATAAAAATCCTTTAGCAATCGCTCAAATGATCACTCTCGTGGAAAATACGTTCGAAAGAGAAGACCTCGAAAAATCGGCGTTAAACGAAAAATTAAATTTTCCTTCCGGAACCAAACCGGTTCCAGTTTTAGGAATTACCGGAACCGGTGGCGCGGGTAAATCCTCTCTGACTGACGAACTAGTGCGTAGATTTTTAATCGATTTTCCCGATAAAACGATCGCAATCCTTTCTGTTGATCCTTCTAAAAGAAAAACGGGTGGTGCTCTTTTAGGAGATAGAATTCGGATGAATTCTATCTCACACGACAGGGTTTATATGCGTTCTTTTGCGACCAGAGAAGCAAACATTGCGCTTAACAAAAATGTTAAGCGAAGTATTGAAGTTTTAAAAAGTGCGGGTTTTGATCTAATCATCGTAGAAACCGCCGGAATTGGTCAGAGCGATTCCGAAATCACAGAGGTTTCGGACGTAGCCTTATATGTGATGACTCCTGAATACGGCGCGGCGACTCAATTAGAAAAAATTGATATGATAGACTACGCAGATCTGATCGCAATCAATAAGTTCGACAAACGGGGAGCATTAGACGCTCTCAGAGACGTCAAAAAACAATTTCAAAGATCCAGACAACTTTTTAATCAAAACGTAGATTTGATGCCCGTATTCGGAACCATCGCGTCTCAGTTTAACGATCCAGGTACCAACCTTCTTTATGGGAACACAATCCGATTTTTATCCAACAAACTAAATCTTGACTGGAACTCTTCTTATGGAAAAGAAGAAGCAACGAGCGAAAAGATATTTATCATTCCCCCAGATCGAGTTCGTTACCTTGCTGAAATTAGAGAAGAATGCAGTCGTTACGACCAGTTTACAAAAAACGAATCGGACAAGGCTAGAAAACTATTTCAACTTTCCGGGGCGATAGAAGTTTTAGAGTCTTCAGGACAAGACGTAAACATTCTAAAATTAGAATATTCTAAAATTGAAAATTCACTTTCCCCGGAAACAAAAACGATACTTTCCGGCTGGGAAGAAAAACTGAAAAACTATCAAGGGGAAAACTTTACTTATAAGGTCCGGGACAAAGAAATTAAAGTCTCCAATACCACAGTTTCACTTAGTAATCTAAAAATTCCGAAAGTTGCGGTTCCTAAGTTCAAAGACTGGGGAGAAATCGTTCGTTGGTCTTTTCAGGAAAACTTTCCAGGAGAATTTCCTTTTACATCCGGAGTTTTTCCTTTTAAAAGAACCGGAGAAGATCCGACTCGTATGTTCGCGGGAGAAGGTGGTCCAGAAAGAACCAACGCACGTTTTCACTACGTAAGTTTAGGAATGCCCGCGCAACGTTTGTCCACTGCATTCGACTCGGTCACGTTATACGGAGAAGATCCGGGGGAAAGACCGGACATATACGGTAAAATAGGAAACTCCGGAGTCAGCATTGCGACACTAGACGACGCCAAAAAACTTTATTCTGGTTTTGATTTATGTAATCCCACCACTTCCGTTTCTATGACGATCAACGGTCCAGCACCAATGGTGCTTGCGTTTTTTATGAATACTGCAATTGATCAAGCCTGCGAAAAACACATTTTAGCTATAGGAATCGAAAAAGAAGTTCGTCAAAAAATCGAATCCATCTACAAAGAAAAAAATCTTCCGATTCCTAAATATAACTCACAGATTCCAGAAGGAAACGACGGCCTCGGACTTATACTTTTAGGAGTTACAGGAGACGAGGTTTTAGAAAAAGAAGTTTATGAAAAAATAAAACAGGAAACTTTAAAGTTGGTCCGAGGAACTGTTCAAGCGGACATTCTCAAAGAAGACCAAGCACAAAACACATGTATCTTTTCAACTGAATTTGCACTCAAAATGATGGGAGACATTCAGGAATTTTTTATCAAAAATCAGGTTCGTAACTTTTATTCCGTTTCTATTTCAGGCTATCATATAGCGGAAGCGGGAGCCAATCCGATTACTCAAGTGGCTTTCACTTTGGCAAACGGTCTGACCTACGTAGAATATTTTTTAAGTAGAAGAATGAAGATAGACGACTTTGCTCCCAATCTTTCTTTCTTCTTTTCGAACGGAATCGATCCTGAATACGCCGTCATCGGCAGAGTTGCCAGAAGAATCTGGGCAAAGGCAATGAAGTATAAATACGGAGCTAACGACCGTTCGGCGATGCTCAAATATCATATACAAACTTCGGGTAGATCCTTACACGCTCAAGAAATCGCTTTCAACGATATTAGAACCACTCTTCAGGCTCTTTATGCAATCTATGATAATTGCAATTCTTTGCATACGAATGCATATGACGAAGCGATCACTACTCCTACGGAAGAATCCGTTCGTCGTGCGATGGCGATCCAGCTTATTATCAATCGGGAATTAGGACTTGCTAAAAACGAAAATCCTGGTCAGGGCTCTTTTATCATCGAGGAACTAACTGACCTTGTGGAACAGGCAATCTTAGAAGAATTCCATAGAATTTCTGAAAGAGGTGGAGTTTTAGGCGCCATGGAGATGATGTATCAGAGAAATAAAATACAAGAAGAATCATTATATTATGAATCTCTAAAACACAACGGAGAATTTCCGGTGATCGGCGTAAATACTTTCTTAAGCAAAGAAGGTTCTCCTACGATCGTTCCCCAAGAAGTGATCCGTTCTACGGACATGGAAAAACAATCTCAGATCGGTTCTTTGAAAGAATTTCACAAACGGAATGAAAAGGATCTGGAAGATCGTTTGAAAAGACTAAAATCTGTCAGTCTTTTTAACGGAAATATTTTTCAAGAACTGATGGAAACTTCTAAAAAAGTTTCTTTAGGTCAAATGACTCACGCGCTTTATGAGGTAGGTGGACAGTATCGTAGAAGTATGTAA
- a CDS encoding phosphatase PAP2 family protein gives MSKNINWFQDSFWFGETFLRSLRGSVFDPIWSVFALVFHYLGETFFFMALLSIVYIYIDRKLGIRLGIGLLTTAILNAFLKILFESPRPTLPWNGPGKLTELSYGFPSGHVQTTVVIWGLLLLHLKSKTARLISVLVIVFMPFARMYAGVHFAGDVLGGFIFGLLGLVLIEVIFRVFPELESSTPLEGQTFSKTKTMALIVVVMTLPSVLLHTNINSYEKIKSYENVISASGALGGFLIGILFSKMNSLEWGKADSIQEGIQRAIVLILGILLLYVLPGILIQKYLPENPVARYLRYGIVSSYIAFFSVNIMVKRKGRFKR, from the coding sequence ATGAGTAAAAACATAAATTGGTTTCAAGATTCTTTTTGGTTTGGAGAAACCTTTTTGCGATCTCTGCGAGGTAGCGTATTTGATCCGATTTGGAGTGTGTTTGCGTTGGTATTTCATTATCTAGGAGAGACATTTTTTTTTATGGCTCTTCTTTCCATCGTTTATATTTATATCGATCGTAAACTTGGAATCCGACTTGGGATAGGCTTACTCACCACGGCGATCTTAAACGCTTTCTTGAAGATTTTGTTTGAAAGCCCAAGACCCACCCTTCCTTGGAACGGTCCCGGAAAACTGACTGAACTTTCCTACGGATTTCCGTCGGGACACGTACAAACTACGGTAGTGATTTGGGGATTACTTTTACTTCACTTAAAAAGTAAAACGGCTCGTTTGATTTCGGTTTTAGTCATAGTATTTATGCCTTTTGCTAGAATGTATGCGGGAGTACATTTTGCGGGAGACGTTTTAGGAGGATTTATTTTCGGACTTTTGGGACTCGTTCTGATAGAAGTTATCTTTCGAGTTTTTCCAGAGTTGGAATCTTCTACTCCTTTGGAGGGACAAACTTTTTCCAAAACAAAAACGATGGCTTTAATCGTTGTGGTGATGACTTTACCTTCCGTATTACTTCATACGAACATAAACTCGTATGAAAAAATAAAATCGTATGAAAACGTAATATCCGCAAGTGGAGCGTTGGGAGGATTTTTAATCGGGATACTTTTTTCCAAAATGAACTCTTTAGAATGGGGAAAGGCAGACTCAATTCAAGAAGGAATTCAAAGAGCGATAGTATTGATTTTAGGAATACTTTTGTTGTATGTATTACCAGGAATATTGATCCAAAAATACTTACCGGAAAATCCGGTTGCAAGATACCTCAGGTACGGGATCGTTAGTAGTTATATCGCTTTTTTCTCTGTAAATATCATGGTGAAGAGGAAAGGTAGATTCAAAAGATAA